A region of the Geomonas subterranea genome:
TGGGAGAAAACCTGACCAGGAAGGTCGACGTGCGCATCATCGCCGCCACCAATAGGGATCTGAAGCACGAAGTGAAGGCCGGGCGCTTTAGGGAGGATCTTTATTTCCGCCTCAACGTGTTCCCGATCGAGGTGCCCCCCTTGAGGGCGCGCAGAGAGGACATAGGACTTCTCGCCGATCACTTCCTGCAACTGTCCACGCGCAAAATGAATCGCACAGACCTGAAGCTGACAGTGGGACAAATCGCCGAATTGCAACAGTACGACTGGCCGGGGAACGTGCGTGAATTACACAACCTTATTGAGCGCGCCGTCATTGCCACGCGGTCCGGGACGCTGAAGCTTGAGCTTCCTAAAAATGCAGAAGGTGTGCAGGAAGCAATTGGTAAAGCTGCGGGTCCGGCAGACACCAAGCAAGGCGTACTGACCGAAGCGGAAATGGTAAAGCTGCAGCGGGCAAACACCCTTGCCGCGCTACAGCAGTGCGATTGGAAGATCTATGGCGAGGGAGGTGCTGCCGAAATCCTGGGGATCAAGCCGACCACGCTTACCACGAGGATGAAGACAATGGGCTTGAGCAGACCCCTAAATATCACTAGATGATGTTTCAGCTCCTTTCGAGACTTGTTTGCAACTTCCAGTCGTCCACACGGAAACAACCGGATGAAGAGGTAGCCAGCAGGATAAACCCAAACCAATTGCCGGTAGAAAACCTTAACTGGCGGCTCGGAGTTTGATTGCCGTAGTGAAAGGAGTGGTATCCTTCACGGGGAACGATATCTTCAATCGCTGCATCCTCATCGTGAAAAAGTCTCTACGGATAAAACCCCATCAAGGATTCCGATCATTTCGTCTATATCCTTTTTAGAGACATTCAGGGCCGGCATGAAGCGCAGCAGGGTTGGCCGTGGCGCGTTCAGCAGCAGCCCCCAATCCCTTGCCCTCTCCACTACTGCCTCAGCAATTTCGTATTTCAGGTCAAGCGCCAACAACAACCCCCTCCCCTGAACTGTCCCCAATCCATGCCTTCGAGCCAGTTCTTCCAACCGGAGAGCAAGATAGTCTCCGTGTTCGCGAACTCGCTCCAGAAACTGAGGCTCAATAAGCGCATCCAACACAGCACAACCAACTGCAGCCATAAGAGGATTACCGTTGTAGGTCCCGCCCTGGTCACCAGGATCGAAACAGCTGACTTCCTCTTTCGCCAAGACCGCGGCAAGGGGGACACCTGCACCTATTCCTTTGCCGAGCGTCATGATATCCGGTTCCACTCCGGACTGCTCATAGGCGAAAAGCTTTCCTGTGCGCCCCATGCCGGTCTGAACCTCGTCGAGGATGAGAAGTACCCCCCTCTCTCTGGTCAACTTACGTAACTCTTTCAGGAAGCATTCTGAGGCAGGGATCACTCCCGCCTCCCCAAAAATGGGCTCCAACATAACCGCAGCAGTCTTCTCGGTTACAACAGCATCTACCGCGTCAATGTCGTTGAGAGGAACCTTGAGGAAACCCGGCACTTTTGGCTCGAAAAGTTCCTTCCACTGGGGCTTGCCAGAGGCGGACATGGTGGCCAACGTCCTCCCGTGGAAGCTGTTCTCCATGGTGACTATCTCGTAGGCACCACCGCGGTATTTGCAGCCCCATTTGCGCGCCAGCTTAATAGCGCCTTCGTTAGCCTCGGCTCCGCTATTCGTAAAAAACACCCTGTCAAAGCAGCTATTCTTCGAGAGTTTGGTCGCGAGATCGAGGGCTGGTCCATTGTAGAAGGCGGGGCTTGGATTGATCAGGCTATTGGCTTGACGAGTTAACGCATCGACTACAATTTCGGGCGAATGCCCAAACGTGTTAACGGCCCACCCTTGGATGAAATCCAGATACTCCTTCCCGTGCTGATCTACAAGCCTTGCCCCTTTCCCATGTGTCATTATGATCGGAGGCCGTTTGGCAATGGCCATCAACGAATCGAACTGATCCTGTTCTGTCATACTCTGTCCTATTGCAAAGAATGGATTTAAGCGACGCCGTTTCAAGTATCAGGGGGCGATCGCCACTACTAACGGCACGAGAGCCGCAGTGATAATTCCGGCAAGCGTCATTGCCAATCCAGCCATCGCGCCCTGTTGTTCACCTTCAACAAATGCCATTGCCGTGCCTTGCCCGTGTGCTGCTGTGCCCAGTGCAAGACCTCTCGCAATTGGGCTGCTGATCCCGAAAAAAGTCAGCAAACTACCGCCGAAAACCGACCCAAGAGTCCCAGTCGCAATAACAAACGCCGAAGCTAACGCAGGAACACCTCCATTAATCCCAGCTATTTCGACTGCAAAAGGGATCGTAACGCCTTTGGGTAGGATAGAAATCACTACCTCTCGTGGCAATTTCCCAAGGGATGCAGTTAATCCTGCAATTGAAATCGACACCATCGAACCAATACCTACACAAGCCACTATAGTAAAAAAATACTGTTGTAGAATCTTGCGCTGCCTGAATAGAGGGACCGCAAGGCCTACCGTCGCCGGCCCCAGCAGGTATGTCATAAAATTTTTTGCAGGGATATAAGCCTTATAAGGAACTTTCGTGATGAGCAGTATGGTAATAACTAAGCTGGCGCTCAAAAGTACAACATTTATAAATGGATGCTTATATTTCAGATACAATTTTCGAAAAAACAAATAAGGACAAGTGGTCAGAATGATGCCACACACAATATTTAATTCTGGCATTTCACCTTTCCTTTTTCGATGAACTGGGTGGTGTAGCCAACCGACAGCAATGTCAATGCCGTGCTGACAATGATTGCCGCAACCAGTGCCAATCCATAGAGGTAAAAAGTGGTTCCCCAGTTCATTAAATCAACAGCTATCGGGATAAAGAAAAACATCAAGTGCTTAATCAGAAAATCTGCAGCGGTTTGTACATCGTCCAACTTGAGAACACCGAGAGACAGTAGTGCAAAAAGCAGACACACACCCACTACATTTCCTGGGACAGGAATATGCAGTGAGGATGCTAATAAGTTGCCGATCCAGTATATGACACACAGAATCACTACCTGCCTTGCGAAAACCCATGACTTTGCCATCCATTCCCCTTTCGGTCGCCAATCACAAAATGGCGCTAGCCGTGCTTGAAGAAGTGCCAGAGCAGGTCAACCCTCCCCCTCAGCAGCAAGCGACGTCCGGAGTACGCCATAACCTCTCGGATCTTGGCCCTCTGGATGTTTCCGTAGCAGTGGATTTTGCAATCATTGCAGGTAGGTTTGGGATCAAGCGGGCACTTCTTGCGCCGCGATTCGGAATAGGCAAGCAACTCCCGACACTCCTGGCACAGTGCCCCCTTTGGAGATTGGTGCTTGCCTCTGCAGTAGGTCTCGATGAAAAGCACCAAGGTCCGAAGGTCATCATCAATATTGGCTTTACTCATTCATCACACTCGATGCATTCGAATTTGGGGACATGCTTACCAAGCTAAGGCGTTGTCGTGTCTGCATATTGGGTTGCAACAGTTTGGGGAGCGATCGTCGTGCCTAGGGTGTACTCAG
Encoded here:
- a CDS encoding acetylornithine transaminase, whose amino-acid sequence is MTEQDQFDSLMAIAKRPPIIMTHGKGARLVDQHGKEYLDFIQGWAVNTFGHSPEIVVDALTRQANSLINPSPAFYNGPALDLATKLSKNSCFDRVFFTNSGAEANEGAIKLARKWGCKYRGGAYEIVTMENSFHGRTLATMSASGKPQWKELFEPKVPGFLKVPLNDIDAVDAVVTEKTAAVMLEPIFGEAGVIPASECFLKELRKLTRERGVLLILDEVQTGMGRTGKLFAYEQSGVEPDIMTLGKGIGAGVPLAAVLAKEEVSCFDPGDQGGTYNGNPLMAAVGCAVLDALIEPQFLERVREHGDYLALRLEELARRHGLGTVQGRGLLLALDLKYEIAEAVVERARDWGLLLNAPRPTLLRFMPALNVSKKDIDEMIGILDGVLSVETFSR
- a CDS encoding LrgB family protein, with translation MPELNIVCGIILTTCPYLFFRKLYLKYKHPFINVVLLSASLVITILLITKVPYKAYIPAKNFMTYLLGPATVGLAVPLFRQRKILQQYFFTIVACVGIGSMVSISIAGLTASLGKLPREVVISILPKGVTIPFAVEIAGINGGVPALASAFVIATGTLGSVFGGSLLTFFGISSPIARGLALGTAAHGQGTAMAFVEGEQQGAMAGLAMTLAGIITAALVPLVVAIAP
- a CDS encoding CidA/LrgA family protein, encoding MAKSWVFARQVVILCVIYWIGNLLASSLHIPVPGNVVGVCLLFALLSLGVLKLDDVQTAADFLIKHLMFFFIPIAVDLMNWGTTFYLYGLALVAAIIVSTALTLLSVGYTTQFIEKGKVKCQN
- a CDS encoding nitrous oxide-stimulated promoter family protein, whose protein sequence is MSKANIDDDLRTLVLFIETYCRGKHQSPKGALCQECRELLAYSESRRKKCPLDPKPTCNDCKIHCYGNIQRAKIREVMAYSGRRLLLRGRVDLLWHFFKHG